The genomic window TTGCTGCTGAAGAAGACCAGCGCTCCGCCGTCCTCCGTCGTCAGGCCCAGTGGCGCGAACGTCCCGTAGTCCAGTGTCTGGTCGACGTACTGGTACGAGAAGCCCGGCCTGCGGGTGTTCTTCCGCGCCTCCCGCCAGCCCGAGGTCGTCGCACCCGGGGCGAAGACGTCCGGAGCGCCCGTCCGGAGGAAGCCGGTGTACGTGGCGCTGAGTTCCGCCGGAGGTGTGGCGAGAGCGGCGTCCGTGCCGGCGGAGGGCACGGGCTGGGCCCAGCCCTCGGCACTCCTGCGGAACTTCGGCACCTCGGACGACGCCACGACCGCCAGATAGGCGACCTTCCACTTCGCGTCCGGCCCGGTGCGCACGAACGCCAGCAGCCAGCGGGTGTCCGCCTTCCCGCCGTCCTGGTCGCGGTCGGAGTCGGTGTCCGCGACGAACCAGCGCGGCCAGCCCGCCTTCTCCGGAATGACGTACGAGGCGTCCGTCAGCTCCAGCGGCTTGTGGGCCGCGTTTCCGCCGGGGTTGTTCTTCCCCCGCGCGGCCAGCCCCGCCTGGTTGATCGCACCGAGCGAACCGGTCACCCGGTCCGCGTCCAGCGCCGGATCGTACGCCCTGTCCGCCTTGTTGTACGCGACGGTGAAGTCCTCCAGGGCCTTCGCGGCCTCAGACCTCGTCGCTCCCGGCACGACTTCCAGTTCCCCGTGCACCGTCACGCAGCCGCTCGCCGTCACGCTCAGCACCGTCGCCGTCGCGAGCCCCGCCGCCAGTCGACCCAGCCTTGTCATCCGTTGCCTTCTGCGCCTTCTGATCCGTCGTCCGCACTGACCGCCTGAACCCTACCGGGGCCAGGAACAGCGCGAGTGTGGGGACGAGATACAGCGCCCACACCGTGACCTGGAGAACGGTCGGGTCGGCCTGGAAGTTGAGGACGCCCTTGAGCAGCGTGCCGTACCAGCTGTCAGGCGGGATCGTGGCCGTGACGTCGAACGCCTTGTCCTGGAGGCCGCCGAGGAAGCGGGCCTCCTGCAGATCGTGGACTCCGTAGGCGAGCACACCCGCCGCCACGACCACGAGCATGCCGCCCGTCCAGGTGAAGAACCGCGACAGGTTGATCTTCAGCGCACCCCGGTAGAACAGCCAGCTCAGCGCGATGGCCGTCGCGATGCCGGACAGGACGCCGATCAGCGGCGACGAGGAGCCCTCGCCGCTCGCCCGCACCGACGCCCAGACGAACAGGGCGGTTTCCAGGCCCTCACGGCCCACCGCCAGGAACGCGGTGGCCACCAGCGCGCCGGTTCCCATCGCGAGAGCCGAGTCGAGCTTGTCGTGCAGCTCCTTCTTCAGATGCCGCGCGGTACGCCGCATCCAGAACACCATCCAGGTCACCAGACCGACGGCGACGACCGACAGCGAACCCCCGAGCGCTTCCTGCGCCTCGAACGTCAGCTCCTGCGAACCGAACTCGAGCGCGGCCCCGAAGGCCAGCGAGATGGCGCAGGCGATGCCGATGCCGGTCCACACCGGACGCAGCGCGTCGCGGCGCCCGGTCTTGACCAGGTAGGCGATGAGGATGCAGACGACCAGACCCGCCTCCAGACCCTCGCGCAGCCCGATCAGATAGTTGCCGAACATGCGGGTCCCTCCACGGTGTCGTTCACGGATGCGGTGCCGGTCATGAGAACAGCGCCCTGCCCCACCAGTCGTCCCCGTCGCGGACGCCCGGCGGTACGGCGAAGACAGCCGAACCCACGTGCTGGATGTACTCGTTGAGCGCGTCGGCGCCCGCGAGGCTGCGCTGCACCGGGATGAAGCCCGTGCGCACGTCCCGCTGGTAGGCGAGGAAGAACAGCCCCGCGTCCAGCCTGCCCAGGCCGTCCGTGCCGTCGGTGAAGGAGTAGCCGCGGCGCAGGATCGTCGCCCCGCCGTTGGTGTCCGGGTGGGCCAGGCGCACGTGCGCGGTGGGCAGCATCGCCTTGAGGAACGGCTCGTCGCGTTCCTTGGCCTTGCCGACCGGCGCGCCTTCGCCCTTGTCCCGGCCGAAGATGTCCTCCTGCTCCCGCAACGGCGCCCGGTCCCAGGTCTCGATGTGCATCCGGATGCGCCGGGCCACCAGATAGGACCCGCCCGCCATCCACCCGGCACCGTCCGCCGCACCCGCCCACACGTGCTTGCGCAGGGCCGCCCCGTCCGTACCCGAGATGTTCCGGGTGCCGTCCTTGAAGCCCATCATGTTGCGCGGGGTCTGGGCGCCTGGCGTTGTCGAGGACGTCTTGCCGAACCCGAGTTGCGACCAGCGGACAGCCGTGCGCCCCATGCCGATCCTGGCGAGGTTGCGGATGGCGTGCACGGCGACCTGGGGGTCGTCGGCGCAGGCCTGGACGCAGAGATCGCCGCCGCTGCGGGCGGAGTCGAGGTTGTCGCCGGGGAACTTCGGCAGGTCCACGAGTGCCTCGGGCCGCCGGTCCTCGATGCCGAAACGGCCCGCGGCGAACAGGGAAGGGCCGAAACCCAGGGTCAGGGTGAGCCGGGAGGGCTTGAGCCCGAGTGCCTCGCCCGTGTCGTCCGGCGGGGCCTCCTCGGCACCGCCGTAGGCCCCCTCGCCCACGGTCCGGCCGGTCGTCATCCGCTCG from Streptomyces sp. NBC_01341 includes these protein-coding regions:
- the efeU gene encoding iron uptake transporter permease EfeU: MFGNYLIGLREGLEAGLVVCILIAYLVKTGRRDALRPVWTGIGIACAISLAFGAALEFGSQELTFEAQEALGGSLSVVAVGLVTWMVFWMRRTARHLKKELHDKLDSALAMGTGALVATAFLAVGREGLETALFVWASVRASGEGSSSPLIGVLSGIATAIALSWLFYRGALKINLSRFFTWTGGMLVVVAAGVLAYGVHDLQEARFLGGLQDKAFDVTATIPPDSWYGTLLKGVLNFQADPTVLQVTVWALYLVPTLALFLAPVGFRRSVRTTDQKAQKATDDKAGSTGGGARDGDGAERDGERLRDGARGTGSRAGSDEV
- the efeB gene encoding iron uptake transporter deferrochelatase/peroxidase subunit, which translates into the protein MTGDTSDKESGAAPSRRALLGWGGAGLALGAAAAGGAVAAVRSGGDAEPASDSSTAVPFHGEHQAGIASAVQDRLHFASFDVTTKDRAELVALLKEWTRAAERMTTGRTVGEGAYGGAEEAPPDDTGEALGLKPSRLTLTLGFGPSLFAAGRFGIEDRRPEALVDLPKFPGDNLDSARSGGDLCVQACADDPQVAVHAIRNLARIGMGRTAVRWSQLGFGKTSSTTPGAQTPRNMMGFKDGTRNISGTDGAALRKHVWAGAADGAGWMAGGSYLVARRIRMHIETWDRAPLREQEDIFGRDKGEGAPVGKAKERDEPFLKAMLPTAHVRLAHPDTNGGATILRRGYSFTDGTDGLGRLDAGLFFLAYQRDVRTGFIPVQRSLAGADALNEYIQHVGSAVFAVPPGVRDGDDWWGRALFS